A section of the Epinephelus moara isolate mb chromosome 3, YSFRI_EMoa_1.0, whole genome shotgun sequence genome encodes:
- the kl gene encoding klotho, with protein MSALRAFLAFLAFTSAAAKPNAGLKTWGRFSKLPYPGDEAFLYDTFPKDFIWAVGTAAYQVEGAFDKDGKGLSIWDTFTRGGNRMTTGDVGSDSYHNIHADIRAIRQLGVSHYRFSLSWSRIFPNGTRGSYNEIGTNYYRTLIKRLKEIRVQPVITLSHWDLPDHLQQTLGGWSNPELVGIFKDYADFCFQTFGDDVKYWITIDNPFVVAWHGYGTGVVAPGIKNDPDLPFRVGHILLKAHAAAWHLYNRHYRPRQQGKVSMALASHWIKPSRTRLESLRECQCSLDHVLGWFARPLFTDGDYPPCMKARLGSRLPSFTPEERAQVRGTADFFALSHGAALSFQLINDSLKFRQQELLDLRMLLYWVNAEYDKPPIFVVQSGWYVLGNTKTEDPKHMYYLKRFIAEALKSIVIDGVNVIGYTAWSLMDGFEWHREYGIRQGLYYVDFNTPDMKREPKTSATFYRNVIQKNGFPELPENRPAQGIFPCDFAWGVSANSIQVETTPSQFADPSVYLWNISNNGELMRLEGLSAPPLRRNTHCADYATIRQQVDEIRQVGVNHFHFSLNWSAVVPTGDVAHPNTTLLGYYRCFTHQLLQANVTPVVTLWHHTRLRSSLPAPLDTANKWLNRKTPEAFADYARLCYRELGAHVKIWITLNEPNDEVVSYQEGHQMLRAHALAWHVYDRKFRHTQGGKVSLALHMDWVEPAFSFSREDVEPAKRVLDFRVGWFAEPIFGSGDYPLGMRSWLRQLNSLDLPVFNEEDRQLVKGTYDFFAISHFSTKLVTHAKEDSYTYTAMLEVQHMIDTTWIKSPRPVVPWGLRKALNWVREHYSDVPVYVMANGVQEDPARFKDSLRVYYLYNYINEALKAYILDGVNLKGYFAYALSDQRDPGFGLYGHVHEEVIIIKASLSNYRNIIEHNGFPIQGAAPQQCPSMPQPCLGCHVLVKRPVVGFLALVGSGVLITLGLIIYYTAKRHKECY; from the exons ATGAGTGCTCTGCGCGCCTTTTTGGCGTTTCTCGCCTTCACCTCTGCGGCAGCAAAACCCAACGCTGGTTTGAAAACGTGGGGTCGTTTCAGTAAGCTGCCCTATCCAGGAGACGAGGCTTTCCTCTATGATACCTTCCCAAAGGACTTCATATGGGCGGTGGGCACGGCGGCGTACCAGGTGGAGGGCGCGTTCGACAAGGACGGCAAGGGGCTCTCCATTTGGGACACTTTTACGCGCGGTGGGAACCGGATGACCACCGGGGACGTCGGCAGCGACAGTTATCACAACATCCACGCCGACATCCGTGCCATCAGGCAGCTGGGGGTCAGCCACTACAGGTTCTCCCTGTCCTGGTCCAGGATATTTCCCAACGGCACCCGCGGGAGTTACAACGAAATCGGCACCAACTACTACCGGACGCTGATCAAGAGGCTGAAGGAGATCCGCGTGCAGCCGGTGATCACGCTCTCCCACTGGGACCTGCCCGACCACCTGCAGCAGACCCTTGGCGGCTGGAGCAACCCGGAGCTGGTGGGGATTTTCAAGGACTACGCTGATTTCTGCTTCCAGACTTTCGGGGATGATGTGAAGTACTGGATCACCATTGATAATCCGTTTGTGGTGGCGTGGCACGGGTACGGCACCGGAGTGGTCGCTCCCGGGATCAAGAATGACCCTGATCTCCCATTCCGGGTTGGACACATTCTCCTAAAG GCTCATGCAGCTGCGTGGCATCTCTATAACCGCCACTACCGACCCCGTCAGCAGGGCAAGGTGTCCATGGCGCTGGCCTCTCACTGGATCAAGCCCAGTCGCACCCGCTTGGAAAGCCTGCGAGAGTGCCAGTGCTCCCTGGACCACGTCCTGGGCTGGTTCGCCCGGCCTCTGTTCACAGACGGAGACTACCCTCCCTGCATGAAGGCGAGGCTGGGCTCACGGCTGCCCTCCTTCACCCCGGAGGAGAGGGCGCAGGTGAGAGGGACGGCTGACTTCTTTGCCCTCTCTCACGGAGCGGCCCTGAGCTTCCAGCTCATCAATGACAGCCTGAAGTTTAGGCAgcaggagctcctggacctgaGGATGCTGCTCTACTGGGTCAACGCTGAGTATGACAAGCCGCCCATCTTCGTGGTGCAGAGTGGCTG GTACGTCCTCGGCAATACCAAGACAGAAGACCCAAAACACATGTACTACCTCAAGAGGTTCATCGCAGAGGCACTGAAAT CAATCGTCATAGACGGCGTGAACGTGATTGGATACACCGCCTGGTCTCTGATGGACGGCTTCGAGTGGCACAGGGAATACGGGATACGACAGGGACTTTACTATGTTGACTTCAACACTCCTGACATGAAGAGGGAGCCAAAGACATCTGCCACCTTTTACAG AAACGTCATCCAGAAGAACGGATTCCCAGAGCTTCCAGAGAACAGACCAGCACAGGGAATCTTCCCGTGTGATTTTGCTTGGGGAGTATCGGCCAACTCCATACag GTGGAGACCACACCCAGCCAGTTTGCAGACCCCAGTGTTTACTTGTGGAACATCTCCAACAACGGGGAGCTGATGAGGCTGGAGGGCCTCAGTGCGCCACCTTTACGTCgaaacacacactgtgctgattACGCCACCATTCGGCAACAG GTGGATGAAATCCGGCAGGTGGGGGTAAACCACTTCCACTTCTCCCTCAACTGGTCCGCTGTGGTGCCTACAGGTGATGTGGCTCATCCCAACACCACCCTGCTGGGCTACTACCGCTGCTTCACCCATCAGCTGCTGCAGGCCAATGTCACTCCTGTGGTTACGCTGTGGCACCACACACGCCTGCGCAGCAGCCTGCCGGCACCCCTGGATACCGCCAACAAGTGGCTGAACAG GAAGACTCCAGAGGCGTTTGCAGACTACGCCAGGCTTTGTTACAGAGAGCTGGGCGCCCATGTGAAGATATGGATCACCCTGAATGAACCCAATGATGAGGTGGTGAGCTACCAGGAGGGTCATCAGATGCTGCGGGCGCACGCTCTGGCCTGGCATGTTTATGACCGCAagttcagacacacacagggaggaAAG GTGTCTCTGGCTCTGCACATGGACTGGGTGGAGCCGGCGTTTTCATTCAGCCGCGAAGACGTCGAACCAGCCAAAAGGGTGTTAGACTTCCGTGTTGGCTGGTTTGCAGAGCCGATCTTTGGCAGCGGGGACTATCCTCTGGGCATGAGGAGCTGGCTGCGTCAGCTCAACTCACTTGA CCTGCCTGTGTTCAATGAGGAGGACAGACAGCTGGTTAAAGGGACGTATGACTTCTTTGCCATCAGTCACTTCAGTACCAAGTTGGTGACACACGCCAAGGAAGACTC GTACACCTACACAGCCATGCTCGAGGTCCAGCACATGATAGACACCACTTGGATCAAGTCCCCGAGGCCTGTTGTGCCCTGGGGTCTGAGGAAAGCACTCAACTGG GTGAGGGAGCACTACAGTGATGTACCTGTGTATGTGATGGCTAACGGGGTCCAGGAAGACCCAGCACGCTTCAAAGACAGCCTCAGAGTCTACTACCTGTACAACTACATCAACGAGGCGCTGAAAG cGTACATTCTGGACGGTGTAAACCTGAAGGGTTACTTCGCTTACGCCCTGAGTGACCAAAGGGACCCTGGGTTCGGCCTGTACGGCCACGTCCACGAAGAGGTCATCATCATCAAGGCCTCTCTCTCCAACTATCGCAACATTATCGAGCACAACGGCTTCCCCATTCAGGGAGCAGCGCCCCAGCAGTGTCCCAGCATGCCTCAGCCCTGCCTCGGCTGCCATGTGCTGGTCAAGAGGCCTGTGGTGGGCTTCTTGGCTCTGGTAGGTTCAGGGGTGCTGATCACCCTGGGCCTCATTATCTACTACACAGCCAAGAGACACAAGGAGTGTTACtga